One Halalkalicoccus sp. NIPERK01 DNA segment encodes these proteins:
- the rnhA gene encoding ribonuclease HI — translation MPSLPYDPDEAREKLEAAGASVTSGNTDHERWRAELGGANAVAYDGTVVVQGARPADIESVLRESGGRVHCYFDGGSRGNPGPAAIGWVLVSGDGIVAEGSERIGETTNNRAEYEALIRGLEVAREYGFDEVEIRGDSQLVVKQVRGEWDANDPGMRERRVRVHELLAEFEEWSITHVPREVNERADDLVNEAFEDG, via the coding sequence ATGCCCTCACTCCCCTACGATCCCGACGAGGCACGCGAGAAGCTGGAAGCCGCGGGAGCGAGCGTGACGAGCGGGAACACGGACCACGAGCGGTGGCGCGCGGAACTCGGCGGGGCGAACGCGGTCGCGTACGACGGGACGGTCGTCGTCCAGGGCGCGCGCCCCGCGGACATCGAGTCGGTCCTCCGGGAAAGCGGCGGACGGGTCCACTGCTACTTCGACGGCGGCAGCCGCGGCAACCCCGGCCCCGCGGCGATCGGCTGGGTGCTCGTCTCGGGCGACGGGATCGTCGCGGAGGGAAGCGAGCGGATCGGGGAGACGACGAACAACCGCGCGGAGTACGAGGCGCTGATCCGAGGGCTGGAGGTCGCACGCGAGTACGGCTTCGACGAGGTGGAGATCCGCGGGGACTCCCAGTTGGTGGTCAAACAGGTCCGGGGGGAGTGGGACGCGAACGACCCCGGGATGCGCGAGCGGCGCGTGCGCGTCCACGAACTTCTCGCGGAGTTCGAGGAGTGGTCGATCACCCACGTACCGCGGGAGGTAAACGAGCGCGCCGACGACCTCGTGAACGAGGCGTTCGAGGATGGCTGA